From the Fusobacterium ulcerans ATCC 49185 genome, the window AAAGGAAAATCTTGATGCTGTGAACAAATGGCAGGTTGAAGGAAACCTTTTTATTATCACTACTGGAAGACATAAGAAGTCTATAATTGAGCAGATGGAAAATTTTTCTTTAAAGCCCGATTATTATATATGTAATAATGGAGCTGTAATTCTTGATAAAGAAAAAAATATAATTTTTTCTAAATGTATCTCAAATCAAATGATAGAAGAAATTATAGAATATATCTGTGAAAACTATGAAAATTCTTTTGAAATAATAGAAAAAGAAAGAACAATAAAAATCATGAATAATAGAGGAATTGACAATCATAATCCAACTGATATCATTCTGGATAGAGTACATATTTCATCTATAAAAGATGTGGTTCAACTTCATAAAAAATTTGATAAAGAAGAGAGAGTTGCTGAGCTTGTAATTGATCTTAATACTAAATTCCGCAGTTCACTTGCAGCTTATGCAAATGTTCTCAATGTAGATATTGTTGCCAATGGTATGAATAAATCTACTGGAATAGACTTTATATGTAGGGAAATAAGCAATGTAGATGATATTCTTGTCATTGGAGATTCATACAATGATATAGAAATGGTTCAGAAATACAACGGATTTACTGTGGAACATGGAAATGAAGATATAAAGAAAATAGCTAGAGAGATATTTTTTGATGTTGCTTCTCTTTTAAAAAAATATAGCTGATTTAACAGTAGTTAGAATGTACTCTCAATACATTTTTTATAATTTTACCTTTAAAAAGGAGCGGGGTGGTCTAAGACCACCCCTTTATATTATTTTGGTTGTGCAGACTATTTATCTAATTCTTCTCCACATCTTTTAAGAAGTCTTTCCCATTTCAAATCCACATCTTTTTGAATTCTATCTATGATATGTCTGTTTTGTGGTTTAAATAGATGCTTGAATCTTCCTTGTTTTTTCAAAAATTCTTCTACAGGCAGTTTTACTTTTGGTCTGTAGCTTAATTTCCATTCTCCATCTATTACTTCAAATAGTGGCCAGTAGCAAGTTTCTACTGCCAGTTTACACATTTCCATCAGGTCTTCACCTTCATATCTCCATCCTCTTGGGCATGGTGCTAATATATTTAGGAATGCTGCTCCCTCTGTATAGATTGCTTTTTCTGCTTTCTCATGAAGGTCTTTGAAGTTTCCTATAAATGTTGTTTGAGCAACATATGCCACATTGTGGGCTGATATTACATCTGTAAGATCTTTTCTTCCCTGTGGTTTTCCTGCGCTTTCTTTTCCTATTGGAGTTGTAGTTGTATCTGCTCCTATAGGTGTTGCTGATGATCTTTGGATACCTGTATTCATATATGCTTCATTGTCATAACATACATAAACCATATCATGTCCTCTTTCCATTGCTCCTGAAAGTGATTGGAATCCTATATCATAAGTTCCTCCATCTCCTCCAAAAGCTATGAATTTATATGATTCATCTATTTTTCCTTTTTTCTTTAATACTTTGTATGCTGTCTGGGCTCCACTTATTGTTGCTGCTGCATTTTCAAATGCTGAGTGAATAAATGAATCTTTCCATGCTGTATATGGATAAAGGAAAGTTGATACTTCAAGACAGCTTGTTGCACTGCATATTACTGCCTCATCTTCCTCTTTTAATGCTCTTAATACTCCTCTTACTGCTACTGGTGCTCCACACCCTGCACACATTCTGTGTCCTCCAGTAAGTCTTTCAGGTTTTTCCATTTCTTTTTTGAAATTATATGCCATATTCCTTTCCTCCTACCCTCTTACACCAAAATGTCTATATGTATCTTTTACTTCTTGATCTTTCTCTGCCAATAGAGTATTAAAGATCTCTTTTATATGATTTACAGTTATATCTCTTCCTCCAAGTCCATATACATAGTTGATCATTTTTGGTCTTGGGCTGCAGTCATAAAGAGCTGATCTTACCTCTGCAAATACTGGTCCTCCAGCTGCTGAGAATCCTTCGCATTTATCCATTACTGCTACCATTTTTACATTTTTAAGCGCTTGTGCTATTTCTTCCATTGGGAATGGTCTGAATACTCTGATTTTTAGAAGTCCAACTTTTTTACCTTCTTTTCTCATTTCTTCTATAGCTGCTTTAGCTGTTCCAGCAGTTGAGTTGATAACCACTATTGCAACTTCTGCATCATCTAATTTATATTCTTCAAACAGTCCATATTTTCTTCCAGTAAGTTTTTCATATTCTGCTGCTACTTCAAGAATTACTTTTTTAGCATTCATCATAGCATGAGCTTGGCTTACTTTATGTTCCATATAGTAAGAAACAATATCATATGGTCCTACTGCTGTAGGTCTTTTAGCATTTAGAAGATAATCTTCTGGGTTGTATTCTCCAACAAAAGCTTTAGCTTTGTCGTCTTCTAATAATTCTATATTTTCAACAGCATGGCTTGTGATGAATCCATCTTGACATACCATAACAGGAAGTTGAACATCTGGATGTTCTCCTATTCTGTTAGCTTGAAGCATATTGTCATAAGCTTCTTGATTTGTTTCACTGTATAGCTGAATCCATCCAGCATCTCTTGCACCCATAGAATCACTATGGTCTGCATTGATATTGATAGGTCCTGTAAGAGCTCTGTTAACACATGCTAAAGTTACAGGAAGTCTTGCAGAAGCTACAACATAAAGCATTTCCCACATCAATGCAAGTCCGCATGATGAAGTAGCAGTCATAGTTCTAGCTCCTGCTGCTTGTGATCCCATTGCAGCCGACATAGCGCTGTGCTCTGATTCTACTGGAATAAATTCACTGTCTACTGATCCATCAGCAACATATTGAGAGAAATATTGTGGTATCTCTGTTGATGGAGTGATTGGAAAAGCAGGTACTACATCTGGATTTATTTGTCTCATTGCTATTGCAATAGCTTCGTTTCCTGACATTCTTTCTCTTATACTCATTAATTCTACCTCCGAACTACTCTTTTATCAATTCTATTGCTTTGAATGGACATGCTTTAACACAAATTCCACATCCTTTGCAATGATCCATATCAAACTCTAATCTTTTTCCATCTTTTACAGGTATTGCTGAATCTGGGCAGCAAGGAACACATAGAAGACAGTCAATACATTTATCTCTCAAAAGAACTGGTTTCATTGATCTCCAGTCCCCTGTTCTGAAGTGCTGAGCACTTCCAGCTTCATAAACTACTCCACCAGGAGTTATATCTCTCCAGCTAATATCTTCAGTAATTGGTACACCAGCTTTATTTTTCATTATTCTTTCACCTCATTCATAGAACGTACTAATGCAGCCATATTTCCTTTTAGTACTTCTGGTTTACTTGCAAATTTGTGCGCAAAAGAGTTTTCCATTGCTTCTAGGAAAGCTTTTTCTTCCATAACTCCACTTACTTTTACAACTGCTCCAAGCATAGGAGTGTTAGGGAAGTTTTTCCCAAGAGTTTCCTCAGAAATAGTTCTTGCATCACAAGTACATACTCTTCCTTTGTATCCTTTTAAAAGAGCTTTAAATTCAGAAGCAGGCTTAGAACTATTGATAATGATAGCTCCATCCTCTTTAAGACCTTTAGTAACATCTACACTTTCAATAAGAGTTTCATCAACAACAACTACAAAATCAGGTTCATAGATATTAGAGTGAACAGTAACTCTATCTTTAGAGATACGATTGTAAGCGGTAATAGGAGCTCCCATTCTTTCAGGTCCATACTCTGGGAACCCTTGAACGAACATTCCACCACTGAATGCTGCATCTGCCAATAGTAAAGAAGCTGTTTTGGCTCCTTGTCCACCTCTTCCATGCCATCTTATTTCACAAATTTCTTTCATAAATCTCCTTCCTTTGCAAATTTATTTATTAAGAACGGATTCCATTCTTGATATCTTAAAATTTAACCATTTATAAATTTTCTGACAAAATCATTTTTAGGATTTTTAATGATATTTTTAGGTGTATCATATTGCATTATCTCTCCATTATTTAAAAGACATATTTTATCAGCTATTTTTACAGCTTCCTGAATATCATGAGTTACAAAAACAATTGTCTTTTCAAATTTTTTCTGAATAGCTATGAGTTCATCCTGAAGCTGTCTTCTGCTTATTGGATCAACTGCACTAAAGGGTTCATCCATAAGTATTATTCCTGGATCAAGAGCAAAAGCTCTGGCTACTCCCACTCTCTGCTGTTGCCCCCCGCTAAGTTCCAGAGGATATCTCTCAGAAAATGTCTCATAGTCAAGATTTATTATTTTCATAAGTTCTTTTGTTCTTGCATTTATTTTATTTTTATCTATATTTTCTATTTTAGCAATAAGTTCTATATTCTCTTTTACATTCATGTGTGGAAAAAGTCCTGTCTGCTGTATTACATATCCTATATTTCTTCTCAATTTGATGGTGTCTTTTTGAGAAATATTTTCCCCATCTATATATATTTTTCCTGAAGTAGGAAGAATAAGCTTATTTATCATTTTCAAAGTTGTAGTCTTTCCACAACCACTAGAACCTATTAACACTGTAATTTTCCCTTTTTCTATTGTTAAAGAAAGGTTTTTTATTATATGATATTCTCCAAATTTTTTATTTACATCAACGAATTCTATCATTTTATATCCCTTCCTATTTCAAAAGTTTATATTCTTCT encodes:
- the porA gene encoding pyruvate ferredoxin oxidoreductase, whose product is MSIRERMSGNEAIAIAMRQINPDVVPAFPITPSTEIPQYFSQYVADGSVDSEFIPVESEHSAMSAAMGSQAAGARTMTATSSCGLALMWEMLYVVASARLPVTLACVNRALTGPININADHSDSMGARDAGWIQLYSETNQEAYDNMLQANRIGEHPDVQLPVMVCQDGFITSHAVENIELLEDDKAKAFVGEYNPEDYLLNAKRPTAVGPYDIVSYYMEHKVSQAHAMMNAKKVILEVAAEYEKLTGRKYGLFEEYKLDDAEVAIVVINSTAGTAKAAIEEMRKEGKKVGLLKIRVFRPFPMEEIAQALKNVKMVAVMDKCEGFSAAGGPVFAEVRSALYDCSPRPKMINYVYGLGGRDITVNHIKEIFNTLLAEKDQEVKDTYRHFGVRG
- a CDS encoding thiamine pyrophosphate-dependent enzyme, with protein sequence MAYNFKKEMEKPERLTGGHRMCAGCGAPVAVRGVLRALKEEDEAVICSATSCLEVSTFLYPYTAWKDSFIHSAFENAAATISGAQTAYKVLKKKGKIDESYKFIAFGGDGGTYDIGFQSLSGAMERGHDMVYVCYDNEAYMNTGIQRSSATPIGADTTTTPIGKESAGKPQGRKDLTDVISAHNVAYVAQTTFIGNFKDLHEKAEKAIYTEGAAFLNILAPCPRGWRYEGEDLMEMCKLAVETCYWPLFEVIDGEWKLSYRPKVKLPVEEFLKKQGRFKHLFKPQNRHIIDRIQKDVDLKWERLLKRCGEELDK
- a CDS encoding ABC transporter ATP-binding protein — encoded protein: MIEFVDVNKKFGEYHIIKNLSLTIEKGKITVLIGSSGCGKTTTLKMINKLILPTSGKIYIDGENISQKDTIKLRRNIGYVIQQTGLFPHMNVKENIELIAKIENIDKNKINARTKELMKIINLDYETFSERYPLELSGGQQQRVGVARAFALDPGIILMDEPFSAVDPISRRQLQDELIAIQKKFEKTIVFVTHDIQEAVKIADKICLLNNGEIMQYDTPKNIIKNPKNDFVRKFING
- a CDS encoding 4Fe-4S binding protein; the encoded protein is MKNKAGVPITEDISWRDITPGGVVYEAGSAQHFRTGDWRSMKPVLLRDKCIDCLLCVPCCPDSAIPVKDGKRLEFDMDHCKGCGICVKACPFKAIELIKE
- a CDS encoding 2-oxoacid:acceptor oxidoreductase family protein; the protein is MKEICEIRWHGRGGQGAKTASLLLADAAFSGGMFVQGFPEYGPERMGAPITAYNRISKDRVTVHSNIYEPDFVVVVDETLIESVDVTKGLKEDGAIIINSSKPASEFKALLKGYKGRVCTCDARTISEETLGKNFPNTPMLGAVVKVSGVMEEKAFLEAMENSFAHKFASKPEVLKGNMAALVRSMNEVKE
- a CDS encoding HAD family hydrolase translates to MKLLFSDFDRTLYVDRNITKENLDAVNKWQVEGNLFIITTGRHKKSIIEQMENFSLKPDYYICNNGAVILDKEKNIIFSKCISNQMIEEIIEYICENYENSFEIIEKERTIKIMNNRGIDNHNPTDIILDRVHISSIKDVVQLHKKFDKEERVAELVIDLNTKFRSSLAAYANVLNVDIVANGMNKSTGIDFICREISNVDDILVIGDSYNDIEMVQKYNGFTVEHGNEDIKKIAREIFFDVASLLKKYS